In Phaeobacter inhibens DSM 16374, the following proteins share a genomic window:
- a CDS encoding ion channel: MNFLFPRKTSTIGSNLRKMWTIASVAVSIVIFLEAFNPVFDGTRPFLEKTAISVLTLWSTAYFVLVVATVPFLTSHDFWPNPTRLATDALVSITQTIFVFALVYRTYGIVGPTSETTASAWDHLYFSAVTFSTLGYGDFRPDIAARGFAAFQSIVGNLHLGMIVGVAFFAAQPERSDNHGNNNATNNE; this comes from the coding sequence ATGAATTTTTTGTTCCCAAGAAAAACCAGTACTATTGGCAGCAACCTCCGTAAAATGTGGACGATTGCGTCAGTAGCGGTCAGCATCGTGATCTTCCTTGAAGCCTTCAATCCAGTCTTTGACGGCACCCGTCCTTTTCTGGAGAAAACAGCTATCAGTGTCCTTACTCTTTGGTCGACAGCCTACTTTGTCCTTGTTGTCGCGACGGTTCCATTTTTGACCTCGCATGACTTTTGGCCAAACCCAACACGGCTGGCTACCGACGCGCTAGTTTCGATCACTCAGACAATTTTCGTATTTGCCTTGGTCTACAGAACATATGGAATTGTTGGTCCAACCTCTGAAACGACCGCCTCGGCCTGGGACCATCTATACTTTTCAGCAGTCACGTTCTCGACATTAGGTTACGGCGACTTCAGGCCTGACATCGCCGCACGCGGTTTTGCGGCTTTCCAGTCCATTGTTGGAAACCTGCATCTTGGTATGATTGTGGGAGTAGCCTTCTTCGCTGCCCAGCCGGAGCGATCAGATAATCATGGCAATAACAATGCCACCAACAACGAGTAA
- the rplQ gene encoding 50S ribosomal protein L17, giving the protein MRHARGYRRLNRTHEHRKALFSNMAGSLIEHEQIKTTLPKAKELRPIIEKMITLAKRGDLHARRQAASKLKEDKDVAKLFEVLGPRYKDRQGGYVRILKAGFRYGDMAPMAIIEFVDRDRDAKGAADKARLAEAEAAADE; this is encoded by the coding sequence ATGCGTCACGCACGTGGTTACCGCCGCCTGAACCGTACTCATGAGCACCGTAAGGCCCTGTTCTCGAACATGGCTGGCTCGCTGATCGAGCACGAGCAGATCAAGACAACCCTTCCCAAAGCAAAAGAACTGCGCCCGATCATCGAAAAGATGATCACTCTGGCAAAGCGCGGCGACCTGCACGCCCGTCGTCAGGCCGCATCCAAGCTGAAGGAAGACAAGGACGTCGCAAAACTGTTCGAGGTTCTGGGCCCGCGTTACAAAGACCGTCAGGGCGGCTATGTCCGTATCCTGAAAGCCGGTTTCCGCTATGGCGACATGGCACCGATGGCGATCATCGAATTCGTTGATCGTGATCGCGATGCAAAAGGCGCTGCCGACAAGGCACGTCTGGCCGAAGCAGAAGCTGC
- a CDS encoding PLP-dependent aminotransferase family protein codes for MAIWLPNLNGRSGPKYLRIVEAMAEDIASGRLAPGAQLPPHRELAYQIGVSANTTSRAYAEAVTRALLRGEVGRGSFVRAAEPMVHQGGVANSLRRDALGPIDLSRNLPLAGFSQPHIRQALHTLAEGSDLSPLLDYQSDADLDRHIDAWQHWLAYCGVDATRSEVMTTVGGQHALFCAVAGVLKAGDLLLTEALTYMPVQAMAERLGVTTTAVAMDPQGVQPEAFEALCRHARPRAFYLTPTLQAPTTVTLDDERRAEIAEIAMRHDVILIEDDVFASLKPDRPAPLATHAPDHTIYVTSLSKSVAPGLRVGILKAPQRLMPALRHAANLSLWMAPPLTAEIGARLILDGTAETLAEQQRRAARHRQTLARSVLSPPGATPMSYQADPQGLHLWLPLPPDLRADVFRAQCAQSEVLVSEGRSFALAPRDAPEAVRLCLSHEVSEDRLTTGLQRVAHLLRESRKSHALQI; via the coding sequence ATGGCAATTTGGCTCCCCAATCTGAACGGACGCAGTGGTCCGAAATATCTGCGAATCGTGGAAGCGATGGCGGAGGATATCGCAAGCGGGCGGCTGGCGCCCGGCGCCCAGTTGCCGCCCCATCGGGAGCTGGCCTATCAAATTGGCGTATCCGCAAATACCACCAGCCGCGCCTATGCCGAGGCGGTGACGCGGGCATTGCTGCGGGGAGAGGTCGGGCGCGGCAGCTTCGTACGGGCGGCCGAACCGATGGTGCACCAAGGCGGAGTCGCCAACAGTCTGCGCCGGGATGCTCTGGGGCCAATTGACCTGTCGCGCAACCTGCCGCTGGCGGGGTTTTCCCAACCGCATATCCGCCAAGCGCTGCATACTCTGGCTGAGGGCAGTGATTTGTCGCCGCTGCTCGACTACCAGTCGGATGCCGATCTCGACCGACATATCGACGCCTGGCAACATTGGCTGGCCTATTGTGGCGTCGATGCCACCCGATCTGAAGTGATGACAACGGTGGGCGGTCAGCATGCGCTGTTCTGCGCGGTGGCGGGCGTGTTGAAAGCAGGTGATCTCCTGCTGACAGAGGCGCTGACCTATATGCCGGTTCAGGCGATGGCGGAACGTCTGGGCGTGACCACCACGGCGGTGGCGATGGATCCGCAAGGGGTACAGCCTGAGGCGTTTGAGGCGCTTTGCAGGCATGCCAGGCCCCGCGCTTTTTATCTGACCCCCACATTGCAGGCGCCGACCACGGTGACCCTAGATGATGAACGTCGCGCCGAGATCGCCGAGATTGCAATGCGCCACGATGTGATCCTGATCGAAGATGACGTATTCGCGTCGCTGAAACCTGACCGCCCTGCCCCGCTGGCCACGCATGCGCCGGATCATACGATCTATGTGACCAGCCTTTCGAAATCCGTTGCCCCAGGCCTGCGGGTCGGCATCCTGAAGGCGCCGCAACGGCTGATGCCTGCGCTGCGCCATGCGGCCAACCTCAGCCTGTGGATGGCGCCGCCGCTGACGGCGGAGATTGGCGCGCGGCTGATCCTTGATGGGACCGCTGAAACCCTGGCAGAGCAGCAGCGGCGCGCAGCGCGACATCGCCAGACACTGGCCCGATCAGTCCTGTCCCCGCCCGGTGCCACGCCAATGTCCTATCAGGCTGATCCGCAGGGGCTACATCTGTGGTTGCCCTTGCCCCCGGATCTGCGCGCTGATGTGTTTCGTGCCCAATGTGCCCAGTCCGAGGTGCTGGTCAGCGAAGGACGCAGTTTTGCGCTCGCGCCCAGGGACGCACCGGAAGCGGTACGGCTCTGCCTCAGCCACGAAGTTTCCGAAGACCGGCTGACGACCGGGCTCCAGCGTGTCGCACATCTTCTGCGCGAGTCGCGCAAATCCCACGCGCTGCAGATCTAA
- the rpsE gene encoding 30S ribosomal protein S5 — protein sequence MAERENRRGRGRREEETPEFADRLVAINRVSKTVKGGKRFGFAALVVVGDQKGRVGFGKGKAKEVPEAIRKATEQAKRQMIRVQLKEGRTLHHDMHGRHGAGKVVMRTAPEGTGIIAGGPMRAVFEMLGVKDVVSKSIGSQNPYNMIRATMDGLKKEQSPRSVAQRRGKKVADILPKRDEAPAAEAEA from the coding sequence ATGGCAGAACGTGAAAATCGCCGTGGCCGTGGCCGCCGCGAAGAAGAAACACCGGAATTCGCTGACCGTCTGGTCGCGATCAACCGGGTGTCGAAAACCGTAAAAGGTGGTAAGCGCTTTGGCTTCGCCGCTCTTGTGGTTGTTGGCGATCAGAAAGGCCGCGTCGGCTTCGGTAAAGGTAAGGCGAAAGAGGTCCCCGAGGCCATTCGTAAAGCCACCGAGCAGGCCAAGCGTCAGATGATCCGTGTGCAGCTGAAAGAAGGCCGCACCCTGCATCACGACATGCACGGCCGTCACGGCGCAGGCAAAGTTGTCATGCGCACCGCACCTGAAGGTACCGGTATCATCGCAGGTGGTCCGATGCGTGCTGTCTTCGAAATGCTCGGCGTCAAAGACGTTGTTTCGAAGTCGATCGGTTCGCAGAACCCCTACAACATGATCCGCGCCACTATGGACGGTCTGAAAAAAGAGCAGTCGCCCCGTTCGGTTGCTCAGCGTCGTGGCAAGAAAGTCGCCGACATCCTGCCCAAGCGGGATGAAGCACCTGCTGCTGAAGCAGAAGCGTAA
- a CDS encoding adenylate kinase, translating into MSNIILLGPPGAGKGTQARYLVESRNMVQLSTGDMLRDAQASGSEMGKRVADVIARGELVTDRIVIGLIREKIEEGAEGGFIFDGFPRTLAQADALAELLRETGQKLDAVIEMQVDDTALVARITGRSTCGDCGEVYHDETKPWPEDGKCANCGGTNQKRRPDDNEESLRTRLMEYYKKTSPLIGYYYAKGNLQRLDGLASIEEVRKNLGWIMGD; encoded by the coding sequence ATGAGCAATATTATCCTTCTGGGCCCGCCCGGCGCGGGCAAGGGAACACAAGCCCGCTACCTGGTAGAATCTCGCAACATGGTTCAGCTGAGCACCGGCGACATGCTGCGCGATGCGCAAGCGTCGGGCAGCGAGATGGGCAAACGCGTTGCCGATGTGATCGCTCGAGGTGAGTTGGTGACCGACCGTATCGTGATCGGTTTGATCCGCGAGAAGATCGAAGAGGGGGCCGAAGGCGGCTTTATCTTCGACGGCTTCCCCCGCACACTTGCTCAGGCGGATGCGCTGGCAGAATTGCTGCGCGAAACCGGCCAGAAACTGGATGCGGTCATTGAGATGCAGGTGGATGATACCGCGCTGGTCGCCCGCATCACTGGTCGTTCTACCTGCGGCGACTGCGGCGAAGTCTACCACGACGAGACCAAGCCCTGGCCCGAGGATGGCAAATGCGCCAACTGCGGCGGCACCAACCAGAAACGCCGGCCGGACGATAACGAGGAAAGCCTCCGCACCCGTCTGATGGAATATTACAAGAAGACCTCGCCGCTGATCGGCTACTACTATGCCAAGGGCAACCTGCAGCGTCTCGACGGTCTCGCCTCCATCGAAGAGGTACGCAAGAACCTCGGCTGGATCATGGGTGACTGA
- the rplO gene encoding 50S ribosomal protein L15, whose protein sequence is MKLNELRDNPGASKKRMRVARGPGSGKGKMGGRGIKGQKSRSGVSINGYEGGQMPLYQRLPKRGFNKPNRKSYAVVNLGLIQKFIDEGKLEAGSITEDTLISSGLVRRKLDGIRVLAKGDFTAKATIAVTGASKAAVDAVAKAGGALTVANTAAAE, encoded by the coding sequence ATGAAACTCAATGAACTGCGCGACAATCCAGGCGCCTCCAAAAAACGTATGCGCGTTGCCCGTGGTCCGGGTTCCGGCAAAGGTAAAATGGGTGGCCGTGGTATCAAAGGTCAGAAATCCCGTTCGGGTGTTTCGATCAATGGCTACGAAGGTGGCCAGATGCCCCTCTACCAACGTCTGCCCAAGCGCGGCTTCAACAAGCCGAACCGGAAGTCCTACGCCGTTGTGAACCTGGGCCTGATCCAGAAATTCATCGACGAAGGCAAGCTGGAAGCCGGCTCCATCACCGAAGATACCCTGATTTCTTCGGGTCTGGTGCGCCGCAAGCTGGACGGTATCCGCGTTCTGGCAAAGGGTGACTTCACCGCCAAGGCAACCATCGCTGTGACCGGCGCCTCCAAGGCCGCCGTTGACGCAGTCGCAAAGGCTGGTGGCGCCCTGACCGTGGCAAACACTGCCGCAGCTGAGTAA
- a CDS encoding EamA family transporter, producing the protein MSRVSPSVGTGIALSLVSLALLGIMPIISNLRPAVLGALPFAFALSVWQLIFALPCFAVEYNRGTRGIFADVLLPRQRRRMAGLALFTGCLFGLSTYLYVLGVEQAGAANAAIAIQAYPLFAILWESLFLKRRKTTTELTLTFLLLGALYYLGTDGTLRMSGLSPWFLLALGVPFLWSIAHVIIKEELSATTITPIQVTLIRVAISSVFLAGVLGVALPSGMALGFAALLQPMAVLMGLVYFLELIVWFYAVRHIDVSLASSITTPWPALTLALSVPLLGDRIEPRQIVVLVVVVACIYGLTLVGLRRARQVNV; encoded by the coding sequence ATGAGTCGTGTTTCCCCCTCTGTCGGCACCGGTATCGCGCTGTCGCTTGTTAGTCTGGCGCTCCTGGGCATCATGCCGATTATCTCCAACCTGCGACCAGCAGTGTTGGGTGCGCTGCCCTTCGCCTTTGCTCTGTCGGTTTGGCAACTGATCTTTGCCCTTCCGTGCTTTGCGGTTGAATACAACCGTGGCACCCGCGGGATCTTCGCCGACGTCCTGTTGCCGAGGCAACGCCGCAGGATGGCGGGGCTGGCCCTATTCACCGGCTGCCTCTTCGGCCTGTCGACCTATCTTTACGTGCTTGGTGTGGAACAGGCTGGTGCCGCCAATGCTGCGATCGCCATTCAGGCCTATCCGCTGTTTGCAATCCTCTGGGAGAGCCTGTTTCTGAAGCGCCGGAAAACCACCACGGAGCTGACGCTGACCTTTCTGCTGCTCGGCGCGCTCTATTATCTGGGCACCGACGGGACGCTGCGGATGTCGGGCCTGTCGCCGTGGTTCCTGCTGGCGCTCGGTGTGCCATTCTTGTGGAGCATTGCCCATGTCATCATCAAGGAAGAGCTGAGCGCAACGACCATCACGCCCATTCAGGTGACGCTGATCCGGGTGGCGATCTCGTCGGTGTTTCTGGCCGGGGTGCTCGGGGTGGCCCTGCCGTCAGGAATGGCGCTTGGCTTTGCGGCCCTGCTCCAGCCGATGGCGGTGCTGATGGGGTTGGTCTATTTTCTGGAACTCATCGTCTGGTTCTACGCAGTGCGCCATATCGACGTATCGCTGGCCAGTTCCATCACCACGCCCTGGCCAGCCCTGACGCTGGCGCTTTCTGTGCCGCTGTTGGGCGACCGGATTGAGCCGCGTCAGATTGTTGTCCTGGTGGTTGTGGTGGCCTGTATTTATGGGCTGACGCTGGTGGGCCTGCGCCGCGCGAGGCAGGTTAATGTCTGA
- the rplR gene encoding 50S ribosomal protein L18 produces the protein MANSKRTLFLKRRLRVRNKLRKVNAGRPRLSVHRSNKNISVQLIDDVRGVTLASASTLEKDLGLVGKNNVEAATKVGSVIAERAKAAGVSEAYFDRGGFLFHGKVKALADAAREGGLKI, from the coding sequence ATGGCAAACAGCAAACGCACCCTGTTTCTGAAGCGCCGGCTGCGCGTCCGGAACAAGCTTCGCAAGGTCAACGCAGGCCGTCCGCGCCTGTCCGTGCACCGCTCGAACAAGAACATCTCTGTTCAACTGATCGACGACGTACGTGGTGTGACCCTCGCTTCGGCATCGACCCTGGAAAAAGACCTGGGTCTCGTTGGCAAGAACAACGTCGAAGCAGCCACCAAAGTGGGTTCGGTTATCGCCGAACGCGCCAAGGCGGCAGGCGTCTCCGAGGCCTATTTCGATCGTGGCGGCTTCCTGTTTCACGGCAAGGTGAAGGCTCTGGCCGACGCTGCGCGTGAAGGCGGCCTGAAGATCTAA
- the rpsM gene encoding 30S ribosomal protein S13, which produces MARIAGVNIPTAKRVPIALTYITGIGTTSAEAICEAVGIDATRRVNELSDAEVLAVREHIDANYTVEGDLRREVQMNIKRLMDLGCYRGLRHRRNLPVRGQRTHTNARTRKGPAKAIAGKKK; this is translated from the coding sequence GTGGCACGTATTGCCGGCGTAAACATCCCGACTGCAAAGCGGGTACCTATCGCCCTCACCTATATCACCGGCATTGGCACGACCTCTGCTGAAGCCATCTGCGAAGCCGTAGGCATCGACGCAACCCGTCGTGTGAACGAGCTGTCCGACGCTGAAGTTCTGGCCGTGCGTGAGCACATCGACGCCAACTACACCGTCGAAGGCGACCTGCGCCGTGAAGTTCAGATGAACATCAAGCGTCTGATGGACCTCGGCTGCTACCGCGGTCTGCGCCATCGTCGTAACCTGCCCGTTCGCGGTCAGCGTACCCACACCAACGCTCGTACTCGTAAAGGCCCCGCAAAGGCCATTGCTGGTAAGAAGAAATAA
- the rpsK gene encoding 30S ribosomal protein S11, which produces MARDKTRTKRKERKNIASGVAHVNSSFNNTKILISDVQGNAISWSSAGTMGFKGSRKSTPYAAQMAAEDAGKKAQEHGVKTLEVEVQGPGSGRESALRALAAVGFNITSIRDVTPIAHNGCRPPKRRRV; this is translated from the coding sequence ATGGCACGCGATAAGACTCGTACCAAGCGCAAAGAGCGCAAGAACATCGCCTCCGGCGTTGCACATGTGAACTCCTCGTTCAACAACACCAAGATCCTGATCTCGGACGTGCAAGGCAATGCGATTTCCTGGTCCTCCGCAGGCACCATGGGCTTCAAAGGGTCGCGTAAATCGACTCCTTATGCTGCTCAGATGGCTGCTGAAGACGCAGGCAAAAAAGCGCAGGAACACGGCGTTAAAACTCTGGAAGTCGAAGTTCAGGGCCCCGGTTCGGGCCGTGAATCCGCACTGCGCGCTCTGGCCGCAGTGGGCTTCAACATCACCTCGATCCGTGATGTGACCCCGATTGCGCACAACGGCTGCCGTCCGCCGAAGCGTCGTCGCGTCTAA
- a CDS encoding DNA-directed RNA polymerase subunit alpha, with protein MIHKNWAELIKPTQLDVKPGNDPARQATVVAEPLERGFGLTLGNALRRVLMSSLQGAAITSVQIDNVLHEFSSVAGVREDVTDIILNLKGVSLRMEVEGPKRLSINAKGPAVVTAGDISESAGIEVLNREHVICHLDDGADLFMELTVNTGKGYVSADKNKPEDAPIGLIPIDAIYSPVKKVSYDVQPTREGQVLDYDKLTMKIETDGSITPDDAVAYAARIVQDQLSIFVNFDEPESANRQDDDDGLEFNPLLLKKVDELELSVRSANCLKNDNIVYIGDLIQKTEAEMLRTPNFGRKSLNEIKEVLSGMGLHLGMDVEDWPPDNIEDLAKKFEDSF; from the coding sequence ATGATCCACAAGAATTGGGCTGAACTGATCAAGCCGACTCAGCTTGACGTGAAGCCGGGCAATGATCCCGCACGCCAGGCCACCGTTGTGGCTGAACCGCTGGAGCGCGGCTTTGGTCTGACACTGGGCAACGCGCTGCGCCGCGTTCTGATGAGCTCGCTGCAAGGCGCCGCCATCACCTCCGTGCAGATCGACAACGTCCTGCATGAATTCTCCAGCGTCGCCGGCGTTCGCGAAGATGTCACCGACATCATCCTGAACCTCAAAGGTGTGTCGCTGCGTATGGAAGTCGAAGGCCCCAAGCGCCTCTCGATCAATGCCAAAGGCCCCGCAGTTGTCACCGCCGGTGACATCTCCGAATCCGCTGGCATCGAAGTGCTGAACCGTGAGCACGTGATCTGTCACCTCGATGATGGTGCTGATCTGTTCATGGAACTGACCGTCAACACCGGCAAGGGCTATGTCTCGGCTGACAAGAACAAGCCTGAAGATGCGCCCATCGGCCTGATCCCGATCGACGCCATCTATTCGCCGGTCAAGAAGGTCTCCTATGACGTTCAGCCGACCCGTGAAGGTCAGGTTCTGGACTACGACAAGCTGACCATGAAGATTGAAACAGACGGCTCCATCACGCCCGATGACGCGGTCGCCTACGCGGCCCGTATCGTGCAGGACCAGCTGTCGATCTTCGTCAACTTCGACGAACCGGAATCGGCAAACCGTCAGGACGACGATGATGGTCTCGAGTTCAACCCGCTTCTGCTGAAGAAAGTGGACGAGCTGGAACTGTCTGTCCGTTCGGCAAACTGCCTGAAGAACGACAACATCGTCTACATCGGCGATCTCATCCAGAAGACCGAAGCAGAAATGCTGCGCACGCCGAACTTCGGCCGCAAGTCGCTGAACGAGATCAAAGAAGTGCTGTCGGGCATGGGTCTGCACCTTGGCATGGACGTTGAGGACTGGCCGCCGGACAACATCGAAGATCTGGCCAAGAAATTCGAAGACAGCTTCTAA
- the secY gene encoding preprotein translocase subunit SecY, whose amino-acid sequence MVSAAEQMAANTSWAALGKATDLRNRILFTLGLLIVYRLGTYIPVPGIDADALRQFMTSAGQGIGGMVSMFTGGALGRMGIFALGIMPYISASIIVQLLTSMVPALEQLKKEGEQGRKKINQYTRYGTVLLATAQAYGLAVSLESGDLATDPGMYFRLACMITLVGGTMFLMWLGEQITQRGIGNGISLIIFVGIIAEVPAAIAQFLASGRSGAISPAVIIAVILMMIAIIMFVVFMERALRKIHIQYPRRQVGMKVYDGGSSHLPVKVNPAGVIPAIFASSLLLLPVTISTFSAGSTSGPIMSWLLANFGPGQPLYLLFFVGMIVFFAYFYTFNVSFKPDEVANNLKNQNGFVPGIRPGKKTAEYLEYVVNRVLVLGSAYLAAVCLLPEILRGQLAIPVYFGGTSVLIVVSVVMDTIQQAQSHLLAHQYEGLIEKSQLRGRNKKRTRRGPARR is encoded by the coding sequence ATGGTATCAGCAGCAGAACAAATGGCGGCGAACACCAGCTGGGCCGCTCTTGGCAAAGCCACGGATCTGCGCAACCGTATCCTGTTTACGCTCGGGCTTTTGATTGTCTATCGCCTGGGCACTTATATTCCCGTTCCGGGGATTGATGCGGATGCACTGCGCCAGTTCATGACCTCGGCAGGGCAGGGGATCGGGGGCATGGTGTCCATGTTTACCGGCGGCGCGCTTGGCCGTATGGGCATCTTTGCACTTGGCATCATGCCCTATATCTCGGCGTCGATCATTGTGCAGCTGCTGACCTCGATGGTCCCGGCGCTCGAACAGCTCAAAAAAGAAGGCGAGCAGGGCCGCAAGAAAATCAACCAATACACTCGCTACGGCACCGTGCTTCTGGCCACGGCGCAGGCTTATGGCCTGGCGGTCTCGCTCGAATCGGGGGATCTGGCGACGGATCCGGGCATGTACTTCCGTCTCGCCTGCATGATCACGCTGGTGGGCGGCACCATGTTTCTGATGTGGCTGGGGGAACAGATCACCCAGCGTGGCATCGGCAATGGTATCTCGCTGATCATCTTCGTCGGCATCATTGCCGAAGTGCCTGCCGCGATTGCCCAGTTCCTGGCCTCCGGCCGATCCGGTGCGATCAGCCCGGCAGTGATCATCGCGGTGATCCTGATGATGATCGCCATCATCATGTTTGTGGTGTTCATGGAGCGCGCCCTGCGCAAGATCCATATCCAGTATCCGCGCCGCCAGGTCGGCATGAAGGTCTATGACGGTGGCTCCAGCCATCTGCCGGTCAAGGTGAACCCGGCAGGCGTGATTCCCGCGATCTTCGCTTCGTCCCTGCTGCTGCTGCCGGTGACTATCTCGACCTTCTCCGCAGGCAGCACCTCCGGCCCGATCATGTCCTGGCTGCTGGCCAACTTCGGTCCCGGTCAACCGCTTTACCTGCTGTTCTTTGTCGGCATGATCGTGTTCTTTGCCTATTTCTACACCTTCAACGTGTCCTTCAAGCCGGACGAGGTGGCCAATAACCTGAAGAACCAGAACGGTTTTGTCCCCGGCATCCGCCCTGGCAAGAAAACCGCTGAGTACCTCGAATATGTGGTCAATCGTGTGCTGGTTCTGGGCTCGGCCTATCTCGCGGCTGTCTGTCTGCTGCCTGAAATCCTGCGTGGTCAGCTTGCAATCCCGGTTTACTTTGGCGGTACCTCCGTGTTGATTGTGGTTTCTGTTGTGATGGACACCATTCAACAGGCACAAAGCCACCTGCTTGCGCATCAATACGAAGGTCTCATTGAAAAGAGCCAGCTGCGCGGTCGGAATAAGAAACGGACACGACGGGGACCTGCACGCCGATGA
- the rpmD gene encoding 50S ribosomal protein L30 yields MAKTIVVKQIGSPIRRPADQRATLVGLGLNKMHKTRELEDTPSVRGMVNKISHLVEIIEERD; encoded by the coding sequence ATGGCAAAAACCATCGTTGTTAAGCAGATCGGTTCCCCGATCCGCCGCCCCGCAGACCAGCGTGCAACCCTCGTTGGCCTGGGCTTGAACAAGATGCACAAAACCCGTGAACTGGAAGATACCCCTTCCGTACGCGGTATGGTCAACAAGATCTCGCATCTGGTTGAGATCATCGAAGAGCGCGACTAA
- a CDS encoding DUF1127 domain-containing protein, with protein sequence MAHVINTTDTSVNIIARLRGLAEEIKDSWARRAEYKRTFAELDGLSNRDLADIGVRRCDIPHIAHVQAYGH encoded by the coding sequence ATGGCACATGTCATCAATACCACCGACACCAGCGTCAATATCATCGCCCGCCTGCGCGGCCTGGCAGAAGAGATTAAGGACAGCTGGGCCCGTCGCGCCGAATACAAACGCACCTTCGCCGAGCTGGACGGCCTGTCCAACCGCGATCTGGCCGACATCGGCGTGCGTCGCTGCGATATCCCGCATATCGCCCATGTTCAGGCCTACGGCCACTGA